One window from the genome of Bacillus weihaiensis encodes:
- the atpE gene encoding F0F1 ATP synthase subunit C has product MGALAAAIAIGLAALGAGLGNGMIVSRTVEGIARQPEAKNDLQTTMFIGVALVEAIPIIAAVIAFIVMFQ; this is encoded by the coding sequence ATGGGAGCTTTAGCTGCTGCAATTGCAATTGGATTAGCTGCATTAGGTGCAGGTTTAGGTAATGGTATGATCGTATCACGTACAGTAGAAGGAATTGCTCGTCAACCAGAAGCGAAAAATGATCTTCAAACAACAATGTTCATCGGGGTTGCGTTAGTAGAGGCGATTCCTATCATCGCTGCTGTTATTGCATTTATCGTAATGTTCCAATAA